In the Bos mutus isolate GX-2022 chromosome 15, NWIPB_WYAK_1.1, whole genome shotgun sequence genome, gagaattccatggacagaggagcctggcgggctacagtccatggggttttaaagtgttggacatgactgagtgactaagcacagcacagttagGTAGAAGTCACTACTTTACCAGTGATTAAAAAGATGAGGTTATCAACAGCTctggttaaaataaaatttggattattttattattattttaatctgtGCTAAGTAAACACTTGTGGGAAAAGTTCTAAAAACCAGTTGATACCAAATCTATATTCCTTTGTAGCTTCTATTATATAGATGAGTGATTATGAGATTTTGATGCCAAGGTCTGAATCTTAACCCTATCTTTCAACTACTAGCTATGTGTTTTGAatacattatttacatttttttattcccatttaacTATCTGTAAAGTAGGATTAATACCCTCTTCCTTATTGTTTGATTGTTTTtgttaagaattaaatgagaaaacatgcAAACCATCTCATGTAATACGTGCATACTAATAATATGTTTTCCaattatgttaaaaatttttaGGATCTAAATGAATTTTCATGATTATCACAGAAAGTGactgaaatataaataaacaaaataatcacaaatacaaatatagtctaacttttttaaagaattatttttaaataaaaaatacttaaaattttaacacCTAATTAGGTTGGAGTCAGCAAACTTGGCTTTCACTGctgcttttttcatttactaGCTTTCATTACCGGAcactctgaccctcagtttcttcatctgcaaaatgaggataatgtGAGCTACTCTTTTTGTCTCAAGGGATCATTGTGAGGATCTAATGAGTTGATATTACAAACTGTAAGACACTTATGGaaataatgttatattttaataataagaaatggaaattaacTAACCACTTACTTTGGACCAAATATGGTTTAAAGTACTTCtacttaaattatttcatttagtctGCAGAACACTATGAATTTAGTATGATTATTATGATTTGATAAAACAACTGCTTCACATGATgattctttttcatatgtttttcaTATAGAAGCCAGATTTGcaatataaatgtaaattcaaAACCTCTCCCCATATCCTCCTACCTATGAATTGTGGAGCTTCCACATTTAAGAGGCAATGTGATGTGCCCGGATTGGAGGTCAGAGCCATGGTTTCCAACTCCAACTCTGCCATGATCTGGTTAGGTACCTTTTTCCACACATACTCCCAGATTCTTCACTTATACAATAGGAGGATACAATGAAACAATCTCCAATTCTAAGAGTTTTTCTGACTTTCTGTAACTTGGGATTAATAGGAAAAGGGGCTACATGAAGTaaagataatgtttaaaaaaagggaTGTTAACCTCAAATTCAAGTAACTCAAATTAAGAACTAATAAAATGCTTTCAAGTGGAGTTCCTGACTGACTCACTTTAAAGTGGTATGTTTAGTGTATAATTgataacataatttttataataaacactCCAAATTACATCTTTATAAGAAACATGTTTCCTTAAATAGGTTAAAGAAATCAGCAAGCTCTACATGCCCTATAtttatagtattaaaaaaaaattacttagcCATCCatatacactgtgtgtgtgtgtgtgtgtatacttcaACTTGTCCCAAGCTAAATGATCttggaaataataaaatggcAATGCCTAGCTTGAAAAAGTTTCTATATGGCATTTccctagaggaagaaagaaagaaatattatatagaaaatagaaCTCAGTCAAACAGAACTTAGTGACTCTTGTTTTAAtaaaatccaaagaaaacaaacttttggaaTAAAGGTTATGATACTATCATCTGAGTACTAtgtctctatattttttaaagtcactttagAAATGTAGATCCATTAAAGAAAAACCTCAATACTTCATTTAATAAATCAAatggttattattttctttcagattctCCATATTAACACTAATACCAAAGAAGATTACAATGTTGACTTCAGCCAAAATTCTGTTGATTTCAATTTTGTCTAGTTTACTACTGTTTGGAAGCCATGGGGAAGAAggtcaaaaaacaaacacaacagaaaGCACTGCAGAAGACTTAAAAACAAGGGAAAATCAATCTGTCCCTTTAGAAAGTAAAGCAAATTTAACCTCAgataaagaaaatagagaaacctCCAACCCCAAGGCAAGTAATTTCTCTTTTGAGGATCCATCAAATAAAACACATGAAACAGGTTTCTACAGTAATCTGTCAACAGACAACTCTTCCAGGAGTCCCAGCCTCATGCCTACACTTTCCCCAAGATCTCCCTCAACCCACAGCTTTGTTTCTAAACTGCCTTGGAACTCATCCATAGCAGATAACAGTCTTCTGCCAGCTTCAGCCCCTCCCAATACCACAGTTCCTGTATCTTCAGAAAACTTTACCCTGTCTTCCATCAATGATACCATGAAAGCTCCTGACAACAGTTCCATTACAGTTAGCAACCTCCCTTCAGGACCAAACACCACGTCTGTGACCCCCATGGTAACAGAGGGATGGCCtaccacaaccagagagagcGTGGAGGGGTTTACCGTCTATCAAGAAACAACTTTACATCCCACCCTGAAATTCACCAATAATTCAAAAATCTTTCCAAATACGTCAGACCCCCAAGAaggtaaatataaatggatttaattttccttttgtgtgaAATTGAATATCCAAATAAGTTATTACACCTGAGGAATGCACCAGTCTAGAAGAAAAAGGAGGGTGCAATAGTGCACGTGGTTCTCATTTTGCAACAGCAGCCATGATATTCatagtgaacagtgaagggatttgGGGCTTATAGACACTAGTCATTACTGAATGGGAATGTGATGAAACAGTGGGCCAAAATAAGAAATAGGTTAAGctgaaaagaaactgaaactgaTGTAATGATACAGTTTTAAGACACTGTAACAATTTTACTGCATCTCAGAAAGACtatatgaaatttcccaggcTTTTAGGAATACAACGCAAcggaagtttaaaaatatatgtatgtgggttttgaaaagagaatgaaatgaataaatttggAAATTATCTGAAACCATACAGCAGTCACAGGAGACTAgaacactgatattttaaaaaagtaaattcaacAGGATACCCTTCTTGATTTTTGGTTTGGTACCTACTGaacaccataaaaataaaatttagctgTGAGTATCACAAGAAAATTGTGTTATGGGgacatttctgttttcatttgggGATTAGtcaagttttaaaacataaaacagaaaatatttccaatatataatgaaaattgtTTATATAACCATGGTTTTGtttcctgaatttaaaaaaaaatactcttttttcCCTCCATGAACTAATTGATTTCCATACAACCTATCTACAGATGTTAGTGATATAAACAACAAATTATATATACAAATTCCTATTTGAAAGCTGTTGTTAGTGtacaagaaaagttttaaaatttgaaattcaagATTACTACAGCATTGCAACCAATATATTACATGTacacatattttcataattttaagacATCCTTCCATTCATACATAAAAAAATATGCTCTGTTTTGCCTTTCTAACACtatatagatggagaaggcaatggcaacccactctagtactcttgcctggaaaatcccatggacggaggggcctggtaggctgcagtccatggggtcgctaagagtcggacacgactgagcgacttcactttcacttttcactttcatgcattggagaaggaaatggcaacccactccagtgttcttgcctggagaatcccagggatggagagcctggtgggctgccatctatggggtcgcacagagtcagatacgactgaagcaacttagcagcatatatatatatatatagagagagagaatattGAGTACTTAATCCTACCattgttttttaatcaaaagaaaatttaGTTAACTTTGTCTCACTTTCAGCTTAGTAAAAAAATGTGCTGCTGTTGTCAATAAATTTCAACATGTTTCTTGGTGTATAAATGGAGTCTGATATAGAATTAGGGACCCTATAAGAACCCTTGCCTACCTAATTAATAAGCTTcttgagaaattattttttaaagctgaaaataaatTGTACTAAGCATGAATTCAGGGAATATTATGTGATTTATTGATGACAGCCTTCAAATAAGGTGCTTGTTGAAGGGGATGATAGAATGAAATTCTGGATTCCTTGAAACAGACCTACACATTTGTTTGAAATGTACAAAGTACAGCAAACATCCTGTTTTGTTTGGTATATTTCctgtatttgaaaatattctatatcaggatgtatttatttttctcataatgcCTTTTCATTGGGGTGAATTCATTTCTATCACCTACTTACTCccatttgctttttacttttgaaTAGAAACAAACTCAAAGCCTATCTCATCATTAAAGTTCATCAGTGATTCAGAGATGATTAAAAACAATATAGAATTCAACAGAGAAGTTAGATCTTAATGGAGAATGCACATGGCATTTCAGTACTATTGGTGTTAATACGTAATGAGACAGTTACAAAACTAAGGCTTAGGAATGTTTCAGCATAATTCAAATTCTGAAGTACAGTTTTATCAGGaagtatatattttggatacatcCCCAAAACTCAGTActttataacacacacacacacacacacacacacacacacacactgtatatacATACCCATTATCTTAAAAGAAATGTGTTAAACTTTGCTTACATAAAATCCACATGTATTTCTATTCTTTGAATAACTGTTTTCTACTTCCTATgtgtaaattatttttcctttgtcctcTAGAGAACAGAAATACAGGAGTGGTATTTGGGGCCATTTTAGGTGCTATTCTGGGTGCTTCATTGCTTAGTCTTGTTGGCTACCTTTTAtgtggaaaaaggaaaacagattcaTTTTCCCATCGGCGACTTTATGACGACAGAAATGAACCAGGTAAAAACAACTTTCAGAACTTCACCTGTACACACTGGTTTTAAGTAAGTGAAGATGCTAATGTTCACTGCACTATCTAGATGGGATTTAGAGAGTCACATGACAGAAACGAACTAAAGATTTATTCTGATCTACTCTCTTTCTCAAAGAACATAGCCAAAATAACTATGGGCCTGTTGGTGAAGTTTTAAAACCATTTGGAACTGTTACTTATTACATCACAATTGGTTTTAAGTAATCTCAGAACCTAAAACATAGCATTAtaaatagtgttagtcactcagtcgtgtctgactctttgcagtcttatagactgtatgtagcccaccactCACTCCTCTGTCGAGGAAGagtgtggcaagaatactggaataggctgccatttcctcctccatggtatcttcccaaccccctggaaagattgaacccaggtctcctgcatggcagacagtttctttaccatctgaaccatcagagaagccaATGAAAAGACTATGGTATGATATTAAGAACAAAATTGCCAGTTTGTAAGCAAAAAATTGGAGCCATTCTCCATCGTTGTTGGATCTCTTAGTAGCAGGATTTTGAACAATGATTTATTCTAATTGGATGCTCTTCCAAAGTTTACACATATACAACAAAGTTTACACATATACAATAGCTCTCTATTAATTATCTTGATGAGGTTCTAAAAAAGAATTTCTGAAGAGTTGTATATTTGGGTACATAAAGTCACATATACCTTAATTCAGAAATTTCCCAATCacgtgatggaaaaaaaaaagcacccacATCTATGGATGAGAAATGTGTCTGCTAAGAATAAACTACTGAGTGTGATCAGTATTAACTAGAACAGAAATGAAATCACTTCAAAAGCTtgactcatctttttaaaaaaaatatttcaggacaaaaaaaaattggGTTTTTGGCTTACACAATAGACTCTTGCTACCATCAAAATATAGTTAAATGCCCCTGTTGAGTCCTATTGATAAAATCTTGTTGATTTTTTATAAGTTTGGATCATTACTGATATATTGTTGATTTTCAAAAGCAAACCCATTAGTTGTAAATTTAACTGAACTCTGTTCATCTACATCCTAGCCTTTTCAAATCTGTTTATGGATTTCTAGCAatccatagaaaataaaaagtagcaCTTTTCCAAATTGAAGGATAGGATTTCAAACTTTTGGGgcttccaaactttttttttaacttcataatattttctttaaatgttatcACATGTAAAAGGTCAGTCTGTCAACTTTACACAATCTAAGATGTTGTGATTGAGGCAAAATGTAATAATTCAATCacaacagttttactttttcaaggTAACTTTGTGTCACCCCTTTCAAATCCATAAGGCTCCTGGGAGCCCAGTTTGTAAACAGAAGCCTTAAGGACTAGGTAGGATCTGAGACTACCTAGCTGAATAATTAGATGACTAATATAGCTAGTAAAGAGTCACTGTTTTAATATTCAGAAGCCTAGAACATTCCaagttttctataaaaataaattcaagatcaTTTAGGAAATAATAATTACTTGtttgtggaaagaaaaaaaaaactaaccatgTTATTAGTTAGAAAACCTTAAGTGTACAATAACCTGGATCTATCAGAAGCAAACagaagattttataatttttttcctctccattgCTCACCCATAAAGATATTAAGACACTTAATAAAATAATGACactgattttaaaagtaaagctctcactttttaaaatcttaacacCAGAAGTAAAAATTCTGAAcatgttgggaattccctggtggttaggactGTATGCTTTCATCACTGTGGGCCCAAGTTCTagccctggtcaggaactaggatcccacaaatGCACAACatgaccaaattaaaaaaaaaattctgaacttGTTGACATGGTTCTGAATTCACAAGATTCAAAAGTCAATGAGACATGTCAATACTTCCTTATACCAAATATTGCTAGACTTCTGTGTGATCTCTCCCGTAGTTCCTTTATGTTTGGACCACCAGCAGGGAAATTTTGGAAGTTAAACTGTTCTTAGTTTTAGAAACAACAATGTGGCTTGATAAATAACTACTTATTTAAATTCAAACCCAGTATCTGAAAATATCACATAAAAATGTAACTATTTGCTCATCCAGAACAATTCCTATGGTCTAGCAGATGCGGGAGTATGCATTCCAGACTGTCactataaaacaatttttttgttgcttttttagtTCTGCGATTAGATAATGCACCGGAACCTTATGACATGAGTTTTGGGAACTCTAGTTATTACAACCCAACTGCAAATGATTCATCTACTTCAGCAGGTGGAGAAAATGCACACGACGGCATTCCTATGGATGACATACCTCCGCTTCGTACCTCAGTGTAAAACTTAGGGGGGAAAGGCTGCAGATGGCAAGTGTTCATCTACATCCTGGCTTTTTCAAATCCATCTTCCAAACACTGAAGCAAGACCACTGTCACGTGGCCTGTGTCAAGGAGAACTGTAAAAGCGTAAGGCTACTAGCAAAAACATAAACAGAGGATAAATCATCCAAGAGGTTTCCTTTCTTACCAGTTTTGGCTATGCTGATTCATCCATTGAGAAACCTTCATTAGTATTTTGgcctatttttttcttagtaGGAAATATCTATGGAATCAGGTAAAACTAAAAGACTTCACCATGATTGCCCTGCctgattaattaaaaaatcctTCAATGAAAATAGGAACCCCAAATTACGTTTTTACCTTTTGGGTGAGGGGGTAGACAAAAGTCAGTGGATTAACTCTTCATTGTTCCCTTTGTAGTCTTAATGCATTTTCCTGA is a window encoding:
- the MUC15 gene encoding mucin-15 isoform X2 gives rise to the protein MLTSAKILLISILSSLLLFGSHGEEGQKTNTTESTAEDLKTRENQSVPLESKANLTSDKENRETSNPKASNFSFEDPSNKTHETGFYSNLSTDNSSRSPSLMPTLSPRSPSTHSFVSKLPWNSSIADNSLLPASAPPNTTVPVSSENFTLSSINDTMKAPDNSSITVSNLPSGPNTTSVTPMVTEGWPTTTRESVEGFTVYQETTLHPTLKFTNNSKIFPNTSDPQEVLRLDNAPEPYDMSFGNSSYYNPTANDSSTSAGGENAHDGIPMDDIPPLRTSV
- the MUC15 gene encoding mucin-15 isoform X1 — protein: MLTSAKILLISILSSLLLFGSHGEEGQKTNTTESTAEDLKTRENQSVPLESKANLTSDKENRETSNPKASNFSFEDPSNKTHETGFYSNLSTDNSSRSPSLMPTLSPRSPSTHSFVSKLPWNSSIADNSLLPASAPPNTTVPVSSENFTLSSINDTMKAPDNSSITVSNLPSGPNTTSVTPMVTEGWPTTTRESVEGFTVYQETTLHPTLKFTNNSKIFPNTSDPQEENRNTGVVFGAILGAILGASLLSLVGYLLCGKRKTDSFSHRRLYDDRNEPVLRLDNAPEPYDMSFGNSSYYNPTANDSSTSAGGENAHDGIPMDDIPPLRTSV